The DNA region TACAGTCCCACTTCCATATTTTTCCACACAATTTCCCCTACCTGAAAGGCTCTCTTCTCactttttctcatctttcaagGAATAACTTAAgtaccacctcctccaggaagtcttcctgacccctcccctttcccacagagttagttttttttttctttttgcctataCACAATCCACATGCATAATTTTATCATCACATTAACACCCGCCTATTGCCACTGTGAGACtgaatcaaatgttttttcttttgtctcctaaAAACCTAGACTAGCTGATCAATTGATGCCGCCAAGAGACAATGTGGAACAGTGCAAAGAGCACTGGATTTGGAGATGGGCAGACCTAAGTTCCAGTTCTAGTTTCACAACTTATTAGCTGTATGGCCTTGAGCAGGTGACTTCACCTTTCATCTGTAAATGGCAATAACAATTCCTATCCTTGAGGATTGGccttaaagaaaagaaacctgGAATCAAGCACCTGGAACATAGAAAGTACTCAGAAAATGTTAATCTCCCACCCCTCAGCTTCAATTAATAAATGACCAGGGGTCAGGGACTTGGGGATCTGACTTCTGACTCTGCAATGAATTTGCTGGTGGCTGAGCAATCCATATAAGCTTTGAGACTTTGTCTTCCTCTCAGAGATGGAGTTGACAATGGCCAcccccagggctgctgtgagaaGCAACCAAAACAAGAGTTGATGAAAGAGTTTTGTAAATGGGAAAGTTTGCTGGACTTGGGGTGAGGGGTGATGGAGCCTTTGACCTTCCAGAGAAGCTAATGAGGCCGCTGTGGACTGGAGGGCCCAGCTAGTGCAAATTGGGAAGGGCTTAAACAGGGCCTCCGTCCCAAAGGTGCCTGCAGAAGCCGCAGAGCAGGGAAGACCAAGGCAGGTAATGAAGGCCCATTTATGCAATAGCCCTGCTTCCTCAAATGTTCCAGTTCGTCTAAAGAGTCCTATTTTCAATTCCCTAGGGAAGTGGCTGCTTAAAGGAGCCAGCAGGAAGCCATCCTATAATACCTGAAGCCCAGCCCTCAGCCCTGGGCCTTCAAGGCATGCCCTTGCTCCCCAACAACCGGGCCCTGACCACTAACTACATGTCCCCCAGCTCACTGGTCTCTCCAGGAGTAGGTCTGCTGCTGGGCACCTCCACCGTGCACGCCTTACCTCCTGGGGCAAGTCTAGAGCAGAGGCCTCAGGAGAGGCTGGAGAGTGTGTGAGGAAGGGATACGGGTTGTCTGTGTCCTGGATAAAGTCACAAGGGTTATGGTGTCAGCAGAGCTCACAAGCGGGCAGCAAGGCCATGAGGTGAAGTGAAGGGGACACTGGCCCAACACACAGTTCCCTCTCTGTTTCTGAGCAAAGGAAGGGGCTTTGGAGATGGCAGCAGTGTCTGGAATGGGACCTTGGGCTGGGCCCCTTGCCTCATGCACACGTGTATGCTAGAATGTACATTGCATCGTGGGAAGGTTTCCATACACACAGGCAAGTACACGTGTGTGTAGGCTGTCTGTGGGTGGGTGCTTGCAAATGCAAGCATGCGCAGATACATCCCCTCTTTCCTACCCCCAGAAGTCAGCAGGATCTTTTTAGGTCACAAATCTGAGGCTGTCACTATCTTGCTTAAAACATTTCAAAGTGTCTCCTCCTCCCCTGCAGGATAAAGTAGTCCGAGGACTCCTCACTGAAGCTGGTAAGGCCCTTTGTCATCCAAATCCAACCTACCTCCCAGTCTAGCCTCTTAGCCTACTTCCCCAGCACTTTCTGTGCTTTACTGTAATAGCAATGACTGACATTTTCGAGCCCTCACTGCGTACCAGACACTATTTTAAGCGCTTGACGTGTATTGATTCATTTGATCTTCCTAATAATACCACAAAGTAAgtattatgatccccatttttcagataagacaatgcagcacagaaaggttaagtaactcaccccaggtcacacagctaagacaATTCTCTCTTCCATGCTGAATTATCTCAACTCCTCAAGGGGGTCatatttttcctcctctctggGTCTTGGAACGTGTTTTTCCATCCACCTAGACATCggccttcctctttctctccctcccacccttcccctggCTATAACTCATCTTAGGTGTCAGCTTCGTCATCGCCTCCTCCAAGGAGGTGTCCCCATATTCCTTATAGGCGAAATTTAGGTCCCTTTGACATTTGTTCCCTCTGACAGTGGTTCCTCCATCATAGGGATGGGGGTCCTTATCTCACTGAATTATAATCATCCTGATTATTTGTCCATCTCCCTACCTAGATTCTGAGTTCCCTTTACATCTGGCTTGTTTATTCCTCTCCCCAAGGATAACACAGGGCCAGTATGAagtgggcactcaataaacatttgctgagtgaatggatgaattgTCACTTGGATGTGTGCACACCCAGGCACAGGTCTGTGAGTGTGTGAGATAAGTGTGTATAGGTTTCCTCCGAGGATTCTACCCCCCATGGTCCTAGTCAGGAGGAAAAGGCCCCAACATTACCCTGTGCTCAGAAGGTTCCTAAAGATGTTCCCTGTGCCCAGTgtggcccctgccctcccaccAGCACTCCAAACTCCTCACCCTGATAGTGGATCCTGAAGCCACCACCCCTTGGGACCCGTGGGCTCTGGAAGTGCAGGAGCAGCCTGTTGGTTGGACTCCGAAGGACCTGTCCTTCTCCCAGCATGGAGGAATTAGCCAGGAGTCGGGGGGCCAGTCCTGGGGACCCCCCACCAGCCAGCACCAGGAGTTCCTCCTCCCGAGACAGGTTCAGCGTCTGCAcctaaagaagccagactcagacccaccagggaagtcagccAGGGTGTGTGACCCCCTAAGCTCCCCCGCCCCTTGCCTTCCTTTCCCCGGTATGTAGCAGACCAAGAACCACAGTAACTCTGGCCAAGTTGTAGAACTTTAGGAGAGTCTGTGAGATCCTCAGAAAATAGGTCCATCTGAGTCAGAAAACAAGTTCTCTGGCTCCTAGGCCAAACCCGTGCACACCCCTGGGCCTGGAGGGAAGGGCTGGGAGGTTTCACAATCATATGCTTAAGTCCGGTTACCTGGATCTCAATGCCGTAGCCAGGGTAGACATGGATGCTGTACGTGCAGTCCAGGAGCCCCAAGGTGCGGCTGGCCGCGCTCCCTAAATCTGGAGACTCCACATGCCCTTCTCCTTCGGAGATGTTGTTATTACACAGAACTAAAGAGATATAAGTGCTGGGGTTGAGAGAATCTCTGTGTTCTTGCCCTCCCAGCCAAGTAACCCTGGGGGTCCTCATCTGTCTTCTCCCCAGCACCCCTCACCATCTTTATCCAATGCTCACTCTCCCATCTGTGCCCAGAACTCCCTTCCTCAACTGTCATAAGAGATAAAACACATAGAACagtgctggcacatagtaagggtGTATCAATGCTAGCCTTTATTATAATTAAGCAGAAGCCCCTCTCCCATCTAGACCCCTTCTTCTTCCACATGTTCCCGGAAGCCTCTCCCCCATCCACACCTTCCTCTTCTCCCACATCCCCTTTCAATCACCTCACCTGGGCTGGTCACTGTCGTGGTGACAGTTGtcgtggtgatgatggtggtcgtggtctcctcctctcctccctcaggCCCGAGGGGCGGGCCTGGGGAGGCGGGACCGGGAAGGGGCGAGGCCGTAGTTCCTGGGGGCGGGGTCAGCAGCTCCGGCGCGGTGGAGCCTGCCCCCCTGCCCTCCTTAGGGGTTACGGCTGTTGTCAGAGGCCCTGTGCCCGGCTCAGTGGCCCGTGGCAGGGAGAGTGCTGCAAGAGTCTGGCCGGCTGGAGGGGTGGCTAGTGTGGGGTCTGGATCAGATCCTGGGACAGTGCGAGGGAAGTCAGGGAACAGGAGGAGCACATTGATGGGCCTTGGTTGGGGAGCAGGGCTGAGAGACACTGCGAGTTCCCCACTGAACCCAAAAGACCTCCCCCACGAGGCGTAGGCCCcccacctctcccttccccacccaaaCTGCCCCCCTCCTCCCAAGGCTTCCAcagcctgccccccacccccttcttttcttctctctgtccaGGCCCTTCCCCTCTGACAGCCTCCTTgagcttctctctctgtctccccattCAGATCTGGCTCCCTGTCCTGGTTacccctttctctttcctctttttcttttgcacTCTCTAGAACTCTTGGTCTATGTTTAGTATTCTTATCCCTCTCTGATTTTATGATTCTAGATCTACTAATCtctgcatttctctctctttctgtgtctctttTCCACTCTATCTCTGATTCTGGCTCTCTGAGTTTccatctgtctttctctctgtctgtttttctgtgcTGTTTCTTGATCATTCTACCTCAATTTCTCTGGCTCTCTGTCTATGTCCAGTTTTGACTCTCTCGaaccatctctctctgtctctctgaatttCACTGGCCTGGCTCCCCATCTCCCTGAATTAatgtccctccctctgcctctatGTTGCTCCTGCCACTCTGGGGGCCTCACCCGGCAGGTAGCCCATTTCCGGGCCTCTCCTCAGCAGGGCCCCATGGAGCAGCTCCGCCAAGGCCTCAGAGGCTACAGTGGGGGTCTCATTTCCAGGCTCCGGCAGTGCCTCCTCCTCCTTCAGGGGCAGACCTGGGAGATGAAGTTGTGCGAGCTCTTCCACTGCCCCACACTCCTTCCTTCTCCAGAAAGATCTTTTCCAGAGCTCTTATTCTCTCCTCAGTCAGCTGGGCCAGCAGGAGCTCAGAGGGTCCCAGACTGGGCTGAGAGCCAAGATTGGAGGAGGGGCTCCCAGCTGCCCATCACACTCctaccccttcctctctcccttttcccccaGGCTGTGTGGGCCTTCGGTGAGCACCTCGGACAGAGCCAGCaggcagagaagaggaagggCGCTACCTTCATTTTCCCCTCGGTGATgctctccccccaaccccggggCTCTGCGGAGGGTCTGGCAGCACCTCCCAGCCCTTGCTTCTGCAGTGTCCAGCTTTCTCTCTAGGTTTCTGTCTCTGCAGTgtggtcctccctccctccctccctccctccctccctccctctctttctctgcagtctctgcccccttccctggAGTCTCGCTGGGGGGTCAGAGTTGGGGATTGAATATCTGGCCTCTGAGCACTGCCTCTGTTCATCTGTCTTTGTCCATACGTCCAAGAATATTTGTGTGTGCTGCGCCTGGCATCTCTCCCGGCACCTCCATCTCCCACCCTGGTACCCGGCCTGCTTCTGCCGCCTCCGCAgacatcccccccaccccgccccgccacAACGTCCCCAGCCCTTCTTCCTGGATTTAATCCCTGAGACGCTGCTAAAAGCTCCCTTCATTAATTTCCCCAACTCCTCAATATATGGGGTTAGGGGCTCCAGGTGCAAGCTGGAAAGCCCTGGCTTGCCCCTTCTCCGTCAGctgtgcccctcccctcccccaggagctCAGAAGGCGCAGGATGTTCGGAGAAAGGAAGGTATAGGACCCCGCTGGGGGCCTTCCCGGGGGCCCAACCCCACGCACCCAAGTCCTTACCCTGAATCCAGGGACAGCTCAGCAGAATTAGGAACAGCAGCTGGGGAGGCGGCGGATGCTGGGCCCTGGGAGTCCCCATGGCGACTCACACCAATTTCTCTCCTCTGCGCCTCTCCTAAATAATCTAGCTGTCACCTTTCCTCCGTCTTCTTTTATctttcctataatttttttttcctactggcaGTTAGCAAGGGAGACAATGTCTCTGCCTTTGGGACGGAGGGGCAGAACTGGGCTGGGGGTCGCCTGGAGCCCACCCCTCTTTGGCCAGTCTCCTCTGTCCTCTGCTCTCCTGTCTGCGGGAGAGGGGGCGCGGCTCCGGCTGCAGCGGGTGGGGCCAAGAAGGGCGAAGGAGCTGGGTCGCCTGGGTTACCCTCTGGTTCAGGCACCTGGGTCCGCCAGGCTGGCTGGATTCTAAGCTGGGGGAGTGGGTAGAGGCAAAACAGCTTCCGGGGACCTAGGGTGGGGTCGAGGATAGGGAGGGTCCCTACTGTGCTCTAGTGGGGCTtggcggggagaggaggggatTGCAGAACCTGGAGAGCCGAGGCTCGGGCACTGGAGCTGCGGGAGGGAGAGCTGAGAAAGGTGTCGAGCCCACGTCAGATCCTGGGGACGGGCGAAGGGAGGGGCTTGGGATTTATTTGGGggctgtggggggagggaggaggaggaagtgcagatggaggaaggagggacCACATGAGCCAGGGTCGTAATCCTCACTCCCACGGCCCCTAGGGGAAACGAAGGCAACTCTGGTCCTAGCAGTAATTATGCCCCCTCCCGCAACCATTCCAGAACATTTGGAAACGGAATGTTCTCTTCCCAGGGTGTTGAGGGGCAGCATAGCTGGGTTTGCGCTTGCTCAGCGCCCCCAATATGCCCCCGGCCCTCTTCCAGACCCTTTCAGAGAAGCTCATGTGGAATGCGCTACCTCCTCCTCCAGAAGAATGACAAGTTCCTACGTTTGTGAGAAGTCTAAGGGGTGACAGGCCAGGATCTGGGGAGGGGAGATCCCTCCTCTTACGTACATGACCCCAGCCAGCTGTCTGGCGGCttcaactttgattttttttctcctggcctCATCTCGCAAGACCGCTGGAGAACCCTTTTCAGCACCACCAGAAAGGACAGCTCTTCTCGGCCCCGCCTGAGATGGCCCGGCCCGCGGCGCTGCAGGCGATTGGCTGAAGCCGCCTTCATTATCAATCGGGCTCCCGCCGGGGGTTGGCTCTTGTGAAGGCGAAGGGGGAGGTGGAGTCACAGGTCGACTGGTCGAAGGATCGGCTGACCCACGGACAGGCCGCAGCGTCCCTGTCCGCAGTCTGCGAGCGCCGGTCTTGTCCATCAGTTCGCGCGCTCGCCCCGCCCCTTACTTGCCACGCCCCTCTCAGGCCCCGCCCTTTCTTTTCGCATTGCGGGGCGCTGGAAGTTGGCGCTGTGCCCCCTGAGCCCCACGTGGCGCCCCGTCGGGGCCGGGGGTGGCAAATCCGGAGACGACACCCCCAACCCGGCTGAGTTGCGGTGGCCACTGGGCGAGGGCGGGGGTAGCTAAGCTGAGAGGACTGTGGGGAGGGTGACGTCAGGGTGAGTGGGGGACAAGGAAGGAGcgagtgggggaagggggagagagagagagagaacccgtGGGTCGGGTCGAGAGAGAAGCgagggcaggaaggagagagggggaggaagaagagagaagtcGCTGCAGAGGACTGCTGGTTGCGGTTCCCAGGGCTGCGGGTCCAGGTGGGGTAGGAACTGCTGTCCGGGGAAGCTAGAAGGAAAGGCAGAgcggggagggaaagagggagcgAAAAGAGGGGCGGGGGTGCGgtggtggagggaggagagaagaaaggagacgGGGAGACAGAGGGTGGGGAAAGGAGAGACTGACGGGAGAGGCAGGAAACTGGAGAGAGAGGAAATTGCTctaaggagaaagaagaggaggaaagaggcgaaagaggaggaggagagagttggaaggagaaagaagaagtagaggagagaggagagagaggcagaaggagaggaaggaaaggagagttAGAGGTGCATGAAGGAAGCGAGAAAGCAGGAGGTACAAGGTGGAGAGAGGACCTCAGAAGGAGAGAGAACCAAGAGTAGGAATGTGGAAGGGAAACAGCCCAGGGTGTAACCAGGGAGCAGCCATGGAAGGAACCAGTGGAGAACTGGGGGGACAAGGGAACTGGGGTCTGGAAGATGCCCCAGGCCTCttggccagggcctccctgcccATCATGCCTGCATGGCCATTGCCTCTGGCCTCATCTGCCCTTACCCTGCTCCTTGGAGCTCTCACTTCCCTCTTCCTCTGGTACTGCTACCGCCTGGGTTCCCAAGATATGCAGGCCCTAGGGGCTGGGAGTCGGGCTGGGGCTGTCAGTGGTAGGCCTGGAGGGTGCTCTGAGGCTGGCAGACCAAGCCCACGGAGCTCTGGGGAGTCTGTGGAAGGACCTAGGACAGAAGGCGTAGTGAGCCGTCGCCTTCGGGCCTACGCCAGGCGCTACTCTTGGGCAGGGATGGGTAGGGTGAGGCGGGCGGCTCAGGGTAGcccaggccctgggggagggCCAGGGGTCCTGGGCATTCAGCGCCCAGGCCTGCTTTTCCTGCCAGACCTGCCCTCAGCCCCCTTCGTGCCACGGGATGCCCAGCGGCATGATGTGGAGCTCCTGGAGAGCAGCTTCCCTGCCATTTTGAGGGACTTTGGGGCTGTGAGCTGGGACTTCTCAGGGACTACCCCTCTGCCTCGGGGCTGGTCCCCACCACTGGCCCCTGGGTGCTACCAGCTCCTGCTATACCAAGCAGGCCGGTGCCAACCCAGCAACTGCCGCCGGTGCCCGGGGGCCTATCGGGCACTGAGGGGGCTGCGAAGCTTTATGAGTGCCAACACCTTCGGCAATGCTGGCTTTTCCGTCCTCCTGCCTGGGGCCCGGCTTGAGGGCCGCTGTGGGCCCACCAATGCCCGAGTCAGATGCCACCTGGGTAAGTGGATGCTGCTTACAGACAGCTTCCTCGCCTCCACAATTCCCCCTCCAGACTCTCTTCTCTGCCATCATAGCTTTCTACACTGTGACTCTGATCATGCCTTTCTTGGAAATCTTCCTTGACTCCCTGTCGCCCACAGCAGCATTTCCTGAGCTTCAATGATCTGCAAACCATCTTCATAAGCTTTTCCATAGTCATTTACCACCTGTACTGTTTCTTCATATTGACTCCCCacaatgttttgttttacttatttaaaaggAATCTTTATAGAAAAATGACAATCAGTATTACTTGACCTAAATAGGAATTAttcataaaaataagtttaaacttaaaaaaagaaagctttaaaaattcTAGCAAAGTATCCTAGTCTGAGGCTGAAGCCTCCACTCTCCTCCTTTAAAAAGGAGCAATGTTGGGAactgcctggtggtccagtggttaggactctgtgctttcactgctgagggcctgggttcgatccctggtgggggaactaagatcccacaagccgcagggCGTGGccccaaagaaaaaataaacataaaaagggCAATGTTAGGGGGGATGTTAAAGTTATGGTAGCAACAAACTGAGATTTTCTTTTCAATGTTTTAGAGATTGAAAGAAAATGGGGAGAGAAAAAGACTTGTTTTCTGATTGTTGTTTAATGCCATGACTTTGTTTTGCCTACAATCATCTCTTGTGCTACCAGTTGAATGTGTTCTACACTTCAAAGCACCCTGGCTTTGAAGAGATCTGGAGCAAGGCCAGATCTTTTCTCCTTATCTCCTACCTGttcccttcttccccttccctcccaccaTGCCCTAAATCATGAATGCCTTCTGGCTGATCCTGGCAGATGCCACACACACGCTGTTAACCTAGAATGTCTTTCCCCCTTATCACCTCATGGAAAACTCCTACGTAGCCTTCAGGACTCACACTTTCAAATGCCACACCTCCTCTGGAATGTCTTCCTCTTCCCCATCATTTAAGTTGGCTCCTCAGTTTTCTGTACCCCACTGTGTGGTCCTTGGCAGGATGGAGCCATGTTTTATACCTTTTGGGGAGAGAGGGCCTAACACAGTAGGTTCTTGAATTAAACTGTCAGAAGCCCAAGAGGAGATGCTGCTTCCTTCAGGAAGCTTTCCCTCTTCTCTGAAACAGAACAGATTGTGCTTTGCACTGCATTTTCTGTCTCCTAGCATTTCTTTCATCCAGTACTGTATTGTAATTTTACGTGGGTCACCTTCCAGAGAACGAGGAGGGACCACCATAGAACCTGGCATTTAAGACTCTCAGATCTGCTTTTTGACTGAATGGGGTGGGCCCCTTCGATGGAGGCAGGAATGTTGGAGGCCCGGATCTCTTACAGGCCTGAAGATCCCCCCTGGCTGTGAGCTGGTGGTCGGCGGTGAGCCCCAGTGCTGGGCTGAGGGACACTGTCTACTGGTGGATGACTCCTTCCTGCATACCATGGCTCATAATGGTAATGGGGCTCCCATTCTGCTAGGAGGGATGAGTGACTAAAGAGtgaaggggagggcttccctagtggcgcagtggttgagagtctgcctgctgatgcaggggacacgggttcgtgccccggtccgggaagatcccacatgccgccgagcggctgggcccgtgagccgtggccgctgagcctgtgcgtccggaacctgtgctctgcaacgggagaggctacaacagtgagaggcccgtgtaccgcaaaaaaaaaaaagagtgaaggggAATAGACTAGAGGCTGCAGAATCGGGCCCAACTGGCTTCCTGTCCTACACCACCATTTTCTAATtgcatgaccttgaacaagtcacatgATTTCTCCAATCACCCATGAAATAGGGCAACCACCTTCTTTTACCAAGTGACtgcaaggattaaataagttaatgtaaGTGCACAGCACAGTGGTTCATAGCACAAGACCCTGGGCCTGGACCACCTGGGTTCCTGTCCTACCTCTGGCATTagcagggtgaccttgggcaagttatttaacctctttgtgcctcagttactctgcatAAAATGAGAATACTTATGGTATTACCTCACAGTTTGTTTTGCTGATTAAGAGTTAATACACGTAAAGGATTAGAACACTGTCTGGCACTTATTTACAAAGTGTTTGCATTTATGAGTATTTGGTGAGTGCCCTGGCATGTAAGTACTTAACGTCAGCTGCTCAGCTGTCTCCATCCGCATGTGCCCTAGGCTCTCCCGAAGATGGGCCTCGAGTGGTCTTCATCGTGGACCTTTGGCATCCCAACGTGGCTGGGGCCGAACGCCAGGCCCTCGACTTTGTCTTCGCACCAGACCCTTGAAGGAAGGTGTTCCCTTCAGACATCTGGGCTGGAGAGATGCTGCACTTGGGGATGGCCTGAGTGGTAGCCAGGACCACCTCTCCattgcagggggtggggtggggctgagggtgggAACCGGCCAGTGAACACcgaaatacagatttttaaatcctCTCCTAACTCCTGACTACTTTCTTCCCAGCTACCAGCCCAGGGAAAGGCTGGGGCAGGGGTCTGTGTCTTCTCCCATCCAACTAGCCAGGCACCTCCCTAACAGGCCATATACCTGGCCCTCTCCCTGGGAGCCAGCACCAGACCCTCAACTCAActttatttcaataatttaatagaaaattataataataaataatatgaaaaaaattgaaaagatgcTGACCTGGTGCAGGCCCAGGCCCACCTAGTACAAAGTTAAGGAGGTAGGGAGGATGGTGGGGAAGCAGGAGGGAAGCAAACTGCCCTGCACAATGGTGAGGAGGTGGCTCAGAATGTGGTGGGTGTTCTTAAGGGCTGGCTTGACACTTTGGTGTGTACAATGTactaaaaaaagacaaagggaatTCTAAATCCTTCTAAACCAGCTGGTGAGGGAAGAGGGCAGGACAAGGATGGGGAGGAGGGAACCAATGTAGGCCTTCTGAAGGCCTctgaggggaggggctggaatGTACTCTGTGGTTAGCAATGAGGTGGGAATGGATGGAAAAGGGCCAAAGTGAACTGTACCATGCAATGAAGGGATGGAAGAAGGACCCACGACTTGGCCAGCAAAGCCGGGGCAAAGGTctgggaaggggaggaagagagagaaggactGGGTCCCAGCGGCCAGAGGAAGACTCGGGGCAAAGCTCAGTCCTTGAAGACAATCTGTTGGCCATGAGGACGCTCGTCGTGGGTGATGTGGCGCCGGACATGGATTCTGCGGACACGGTGCTCTCGGTTCTCCTCGTCCTCCCCTCGGCCTGCCCCGCCACCTCCAGCTGCACCCCCTGTGGCCTCCAGGAGGGCTGGATCTGGGCCTCGGGGAGTCTCGTAGATCAGGATGTTCAGGGTCTCCTCAAAGATCCGGGCCTCTGGGAATTC from Mesoplodon densirostris isolate mMesDen1 chromosome 16, mMesDen1 primary haplotype, whole genome shotgun sequence includes:
- the ASPHD1 gene encoding aspartate beta-hydroxylase domain-containing protein 1 isoform X2, whose protein sequence is MWKGNSPGCNQGAAMEGTSGELGGQGNWGLEDAPGLLARASLPIMPAWPLPLASSALTLLLGALTSLFLWYCYRLGSQDMQALGAGSRAGAVSGRPGGCSEAGRPSPRSSGESVEGPRTEGVVSRRLRAYARRYSWAGMGRVRRAAQGSPGPGGGPGVLGIQRPGLLFLPDLPSAPFVPRDAQRHDVELLESSFPAILRDFGAVSWDFSGTTPLPRGWSPPLAPGCYQLLLYQAGRCQPSNCRRCPGAYRALRGLRSFMSANTFGNAGFSVLLPGARLEGRCGPTNARVRCHLGREAETHRSQMTCPRLQN
- the ASPHD1 gene encoding aspartate beta-hydroxylase domain-containing protein 1 isoform X1, yielding MWKGNSPGCNQGAAMEGTSGELGGQGNWGLEDAPGLLARASLPIMPAWPLPLASSALTLLLGALTSLFLWYCYRLGSQDMQALGAGSRAGAVSGRPGGCSEAGRPSPRSSGESVEGPRTEGVVSRRLRAYARRYSWAGMGRVRRAAQGSPGPGGGPGVLGIQRPGLLFLPDLPSAPFVPRDAQRHDVELLESSFPAILRDFGAVSWDFSGTTPLPRGWSPPLAPGCYQLLLYQAGRCQPSNCRRCPGAYRALRGLRSFMSANTFGNAGFSVLLPGARLEGRCGPTNARVRCHLGLKIPPGCELVVGGEPQCWAEGHCLLVDDSFLHTMAHNGSPEDGPRVVFIVDLWHPNVAGAERQALDFVFAPDP